In the Thermodesulfobacteriota bacterium genome, one interval contains:
- a CDS encoding hydrogenase iron-sulfur subunit has protein sequence MGEEFKPKIAVFACNWCAYSAADLAGVSRLQYPSNLRIIRVMCSGRVNPNFILEALQKGADGVLVAGUHIGDCHYLDGNVKAEKMFNMTRKLAKILGIDLERLRLEWISSAEGTRFAEVARDFTEKIKSLGPSKLKQAA, from the coding sequence ATGGGAGAAGAATTCAAACCAAAAATAGCTGTATTTGCCTGTAACTGGTGCGCGTATTCGGCCGCCGATCTGGCTGGTGTCAGTCGGTTGCAATATCCATCGAATCTTCGAATAATTCGGGTTATGTGCTCCGGGCGGGTGAATCCGAATTTTATCCTTGAGGCCCTTCAAAAGGGTGCCGACGGTGTGCTGGTGGCCGGGTGACACATCGGTGACTGCCATTACCTGGATGGTAATGTAAAGGCTGAAAAAATGTTTAACATGACACGTAAACTGGCAAAAATTCTTGGTATTGACCTGGAAAGGCTGCGTCTGGAATGGATTTCTTCGGCGGAAGGTACCCGTTTTGCCGAGGTTGCCAGAGATTTTACCGAAAA
- a CDS encoding 4Fe-4S dicluster-binding protein: HVKLQPIDFSTKGVFVCGLAHSPKPVDEAIAQGLGAASRAGTFLAQEKVQGNAVVSRIDQQVCWGCGKCVENCAYHAIELIQLEGNKRVSQVQEALCTGCGACAVICPTGAASIFHFNDQEVLTMVDAMLG, from the coding sequence CCCACGTTAAACTGCAGCCCATCGACTTTTCTACCAAGGGGGTATTTGTCTGCGGCCTGGCCCATTCGCCCAAACCGGTGGACGAGGCCATCGCTCAAGGCCTGGGCGCGGCGTCTAGGGCAGGTACATTTTTAGCCCAGGAGAAAGTTCAGGGCAATGCAGTCGTTTCCCGGATAGATCAACAGGTGTGCTGGGGTTGTGGCAAGTGTGTGGAGAACTGCGCCTATCATGCCATTGAGCTGATACAGCTTGAAGGGAATAAAAGAGTCTCTCAGGTTCAAGAGGCCCTGTGCACCGGATGTGGAGCTTGTGCCGTAATCTGCCCCACAGGTGCGGCCTCTATTTTTCATTTCAATGACCAGGAAGTGCTTACCATGGTGGATGCAATGCTGGGATAA